The DNA region GGGCGCCCCGGCGGCGCCGCCCGCCCCGCGCGGCGTCGTGGTCGCGCCGCACATCGACTACGCGCGCGGCGCCGCGGGCTACGCGCACGCGTACCGGGCGCTCGAGGCGAGCCGCGCCGACCTGTTCGTGATCTTCGGCACCGCCCACGCCACCCCGCCGCGCCCGTTCACGCTCACGCGCCTCGACTACGGCACGCCGCTCGGGCCGGTCCGCACCGACCGCGCGCTGGTGGACGCGCTCTGCGGGGCGCTCGGCGAGGACGCGCTGCTCGGGGACGAGCTCTGCCACCGCGACGAGCACTCGATCGAGCTGCAGGCGGTGGTCCTGGCGCACCGGCTGCGCCGGCCCTTCACCGTGCTCCCGGTGCTCTGCTCCGCCATCGGCCACCTCGCCGACCCGGCCGCCGCGACCGCGCCGTTCCTCGACGCGCTCGCGCGCGCGGTGGCGGGGCGCAGCGTGTGCTGGGTGGCCGGCGCCGACCTCGCCCACGTCGGACCGCGGTACGGCGACGCCCGGCCGCCCGCGCCGGCCGAGCTGGCGGCGCTCGCCGCGGCCGACCGGCGGACGCTCCGCTACGTGGAGGCCGGGGACCCGGCGGGCTTCCACCGCGACGCCGTCCGCGACGGCGCGCGCCGGCGGCTCTGCGGGATCGCGCCGATCTACGCGGCGCTCCGCTCGGCCGGCGCGGGCGCGCGGCTGCTCCACTACCAGCAGTGGACCGACGGGGTGGACTCGGTGTCCTTCGCCGCGGCCGCGGGCTGAGCCCTAGATCTCGCCGCCCCCGTGCGCGTCCTCCTCGCCCGCCGCCTCGCCGTACTCGATGGCGCAGCGGGGGCAGAAGGCGTTCGGCGCGGACGCGCCGGGCACGGCGATGGTGTCCCCCTCGACGCCGCACACCTGGCACACGCCGGCGATCACGACCTCGCCGCGGTCCTGCGGGCTGTTCTTGGTCGGCTCCCTCATGATCCACCTCGCCGTCTGCGCTTCGGCACCACCAGGCCACGCGAGAGGCGCCGGAGCACGCGCTTGAGCTGCCGGCGCTTGTACCGCTCGTGCGACGAGTCTCCCGCCTCGTTCGCCTCCGCGGTCGCGCGATCCACCACCTGGAACTCCACCAGCGAGAACACGATCCGCCCCAGCTCGTCGGCCATGGGATCGAGCGGCGGCAGGAGGTCGTCGATGCGGACCGGCAGGTCCACCACGAAGTTCAGCACCCGGTAGCCGTGGCCGCTGAACTCGTTGCGCGGCTCGGAGGGATCGCGCCGCTCGAGGTCGGGCGGGAGCTGCAGCTGGCCGGACAGCTCGGCGCCGCGCGGGTGCCGCTTCAGGAGGTCCACGAAGCGGACCAGGCTGTTCTGCGTCTGGCCCGGGACCGTGTAGTTGAACGGGAACAGCGTCCGCGTGAGGTGCCACACCACCGGCGCGATCTGCTCCGGGGTCTCGGTGACGATGCGGTAGCGCACCCGGTCGAAGATCTGCGCCGCCACCGACTCCTTCTTGGCGATGAGCTTCGTGACCAGCGAGCCGCGCGCCTTCACGCTGCCGGCGAACTCGAGGATGGGCAGCCCGCCCGCCTGCATGCGGGCCCCCTCGGCCATGATGCGGCGATCCACCCGCTCCGAGAGGTCGCTCTCGCGGATGGGCGTGCGGAACAGCAGCTCGCGCGCCTCCAGGTGGTGGATCACGTGCATCACCTTGAGCACGACGCAGGCGATGCGCCGGAACTTCCGCGGCTCGGCCGCGCCGGAGGCGAGCAGGAACAGGTCCCGCACGTCGTCCGGCATGGCCACCGGGTCGGCCACGCGGTAGCCGAACGCGTGGCGCAGGTACTCGACTGCCTGGCCCAGGATCGCGCGCAGCCGGCGCTCGTCCCGCGGATCCTCCAGGTCGAACAGGTTCAGGCCGAGGAACGCGTCCACCTCGGCGGCGGTGGTGACGTCGAGGCGGCGCCAGTCCACCACCGAGCCGCCGCGCAGCACCAGCCGGAGCGCCTCCAGCTCGGCCAGCCCCATCTCCTCGAGCGGGCGGTAGAGAGCGCCCGGGACGGACGGCTGCTTCAGCTCGAAGGGCATCTCTCCTCGGAGGTCGCGGGGCGCGAGCGGCGAGGCTGAAGATGTCAGCGCGGGGTGACCGGGTCAAGGCGCCGATGGCCGCACGCGCGAGCGACCGCCTGCCGCCACGCGCAGCGCCCCGCCCCGCCGGCCCCATGCCCGGCCAAGGGCCGGCGGGATCCCGCCCCGCCTGTGCGTGAACGCGGATCCGGCGGCTAGAACTTGATCGGGAACGTCACGTCGGAGCGGCCGCTCTTCGACTTCGGGAACCTGGTGCCCCGGAGCACGCCCGACAGGCACTGGGCGAGCGGGCCGGAGGCGTACTCCGGCGTGGCGCACTTCGCGTTCTGCACCGACCCGTCGGGGCTGATGCTCCACCGCATCTTGAGCACGCCGGTGGCGGCAGGGTCCCGCGTCTTCTGCTCCTGCACGCACTGCTGCAGCGAGGAGACGCGCCCGAGGATGGTCTCGTTGACCTGCGAGTCGGAGACGCGATCCGGCAGCGCGCCCCCGCCGGGCGCCGGCGGCACGTACACCGAGCGTGCGCCCGGCTTCGTCCCGCCGAGCGCCGCGTCGAGCGCGGCGTCGTTGCTCTCGAAGTCGAGGACGGAATCGCGCTTCCGCGGCGCGGGCGCCGGCGCGGAGTCGGCCTTGGCGACGCGGGTGGGCTCGCGCACCGTCCGCTCCGGCGCCTCGCGCCGGGCCGGGCGGGCCGGTGCGGGCTCGCGCCGCGCGGGCGCCTCCGCGACCTTGCGCGCCGGCTCGGGGGCCGGCGCCGCCTTGGCGGGAGCGGGCGCGGGTGCAGCCGCCGCCGGCGCGGGCTCGGCGGCGGCCGGGGCCGCCTCCGCCTTCGCGACCACCGGCTCGGCCGCCTGGGCGGGGGCCGGCGCCGGCGCCTGGGTCGTCGCCGCCGCGGGCAGCGCGGCCGTGGGCTGCGGGGCCGCCGGCTCGGGCCGGGCCGGCGCGGTCGCGACCGGCGCGGAGGCGGCCGGGCTCGCCGGCGCGCGGCCGAGGAGCCAGTAGCCTGCGCCCGCCGCCGCGACCACCGCCACCGTCGCCACGGCGCCGAACACCGCCGCGCGCGAGGCGGAGCGGCGGTTCCGCAGCTCCTCCGCGCCGCGCGCCACCGACGAGCGCCGCTCGATCTTCTTCTCGCCGGTGGTCTCGAGCGCCTTGATGGGCAGCGGCACCGCGCCGGTGGGATCCACCCCGCCGCCGTCCGGCAGGTCCATCGAGTCCATGAGCGACTTCACGCTGCCGTTCGCCGGCCGCGCCGCGGCAGGCTCCGGCGCGCGAGCGGCGAGCTCGTCGCTGGCGAGCGCGGCGAGCGCCGACGCCCCCACCGGCTTCCAGTCCACGTCCGCGCCGGGCGCGGGCGACGGGGCCGGCGTCGGCTCCGGGGCGGCCCGCGTGGAGGCGGACGCGGCGAACGGCGCCGGCGTGCGCGACGGGCGCGCGCCCCGCGGGATCGGCGACAGGTACGCGGCCAGGTCCGGGACCGCGGACACCGCCGCCCAGTCGCCCATGCCCGGGCGCCACACCAGCGAGTCGGGGCCGACGTCTCCGCCCTCCCACTTCTTCTTCACCTCGAGGAGCGGCAGCGGCCCGACCTGCGCCTGGCCGATGGCCACGTACCACTCGGTGGCGGGCAGCTCGGCCGCGGGCGCCGCGGACGCGGCGGCGATGCGCGCCTGCTCCTCCGGCGTGGTCTCCTGGGTCGCGTCGGGATCCGGCCCGGGCGCCGCCACGCCGGCCGGCGGCGTGTCGCCGAACGCGTGGTCGAACGCCTGGCCCAGCTCGGCGTCGAGCCCGCCCTCCGGGGCGGCGCCGGCGGGCGCCGGGGCCCCCGCGGCGCCGTCACCGGCCGCCGCCGTGGACGCGGGCGTCTCCGGCGCGACGGCGCCGTTCTCCGCGGCCCGCCGGACCCGGATGACGTTCCCGCACTTCTTGCAGCGCACCTTGACGCCGTTCGGACCGACCTTGTCGTCCGAGATCATGTACTGAGCGTCACACCGCTCGCAGCCGAATTTCATGTGCCAACCCGCCCAGATCCTAGGTTTGCCTGCTCCGCACCGTCAAGGACGCCCCGCTCACGCCGGCACGACGCAGGAGAGGCCGAGCTTCTCCCGGAGCGTCGCATACTCCTCCGAGACGCAGAACGTCGCCAGGTCGCGCAGGCGGGTCTCCTCCCGCAGCTTCGAGACCTGTGGCTTCTCCGCCCCCGCCGCCCGCCGCACCACCTCGAGGTCGCCGGCGAGCAGCGCGCCGGCGCGGTTCGAGGTCAACTCCGCGCCGTCCAGGTACGACCGCACGTCGCCCGGGTGCTGCACCTCGCAGTAGCTCCGGGCCAGCAGCTTGAGCGTGTTCTTGCGCACGCCCTCGGGCAGCGTGCGCTCCAGCTCTCGCTTCAGCTTCTCCACCAGGTGCGGATCGGCGGTCACCACGAAGCGCGAGGTGCCCACCGAGCACGCCGCCTGGAACACCAGGTCGAGCTGGTCGTGCGGCATGAGCCGCGCGAGGTACAGCTCGGGGCGCGCGAACGCCATCGCCTTGCCGATCGCGAACCACAGCTCCTTTTTCGGCGCCTCCTCGAACAGCTCGTCGGAGGCGACGAGGCCCGCCGGGTCGGTGGGCACGATCGCGAGCTTGGCGGCGGCGCCGGACTTCCGGAACAGCCGGAGGCCCTTGAAGCCGAGCGTGCGCTCCACGTACTTGAACATGTTCGCGAAGAAGAGCATCGAGCCCTGCACGTCCAGCTCGTCCTTCTTCGGGTTCAGCCCGAGGTCCTTGTCGCGCTGCAGGAACAGCGGGCGCGCGTGGACCGCGAGCAGCGTCATGATGTCGGCGAGCGGGCCCTTCACGCGCTCGTGGAGCAGCAGCGCCCAGAGCGCGTCGTCGAGCGGGCGGCTCGCCTGCTCGCGCGCGAACTTGCGCAGGCGCGCCACCACCTGCACCTCCTCGCCGTCGGTGGCGCCGAGCAGGTGCACGAGCACCTGCGCCGCCGAGTAGGCCTGGTCGTACTCGCGCCGGGAGGCGTGCAGCTTCACCAGCGCCGCGGCCGGCTTCTGCGTGCGGCTCCCGCCGCGCAGGAGCTGCCGGTACGCCGCCACCGCCTCGGCCTCCTCGCCCGGCTTGCGCGCGGCGAGGTCGGCGTACAGCTCCAGCGACACCGCGTCGTCGGGGTCGGCCTTCGCCACCACCTGGTAGGCGAGGCGCGCGCCGTCGTCGTTGCGGAGCACGCTGCGGTACAGCTCGCCGACGGTCTTCCACAGCGCCAGGCGGGCCTGGGCCACGTCCGGCGTCTTGGGCAGCCGCTGGATCATGCGCAGGTAGGCCTGCTCCAGCTCCTGCCAGCGCTTCCCGCGGGTGAGGGTGTCCTCGATGGCCGCGAACGCCTGCACCAGCCGCGGGTTGCGGTCGAGCGCGCGCTCCAGCTCGGCCAGCGCCGCGTTCTCGTCCTTGACCTCGTCGCGCAGCACCTCCGCGCGCGCCAGGTGGAGCCGGGCCGCGCGGACCGGGTCGGCCTGCACCTCGGGCCGCGCCACCATCTGGCCGAGCACGTCGGCCGCCTTCTGGCCCTGGCGCGTCTCGCGGTAGAGGCCGAGCAGCGCCTCCGTCACCGGCAGGCTGGTGGGGTCGATGCGCGCCGCGCCCAGGAACGCGTCGATGGCCTGGTACGGGTCCTGGAGCTTGTCGCGGCAGGCCTCGCCGATGGCGACGAAGTCGTCGAACCGGGCCATTCCCTCGAGCAGCGGCAGCAGGCGCTGCCGCTGGTCCACCGCGCCCTCCCAGTCGCCCACCGCCTCGAGCACGCGCACCAGGCTGCGGCGCGACGGCTCGTGGTTCGTGTCGATCTCGAGCGCCTTGCGGAACGCGTTGGCGGCGCGGTCGAGCTGCCCCAGCTTCGCGGCGATCTCGCCGATCTGCCAGTGCGTCTCGACCACCTCGAGGTCGGTGAGGCCGTCGCGGTGGTGGATGATCACCGCGGTGAAGATGCGCAGCGCCTCGTCCCACTCCTCCCGCCGGACGAGCAGGTTGCCCAGGCCCTCCAGCGCGGGCAGGTACGTCGCGTCGAGCTCGTACGCCCGGCGGTAGGACGCGAGCGCCTTGTCCAGGCGCCCGAGCTTCTCGGCCACGTAGCCCTGGCGGTAGCACTGGCGGCACAGCTCGCGCGCGTCGCCGGCCGAGTCCAGCACGCCCACGATCACGGCGAGCACGCGCTCCGCGTCGGCCCAGCGGGCCTGCGCCACGTAGATGTCCGACAGCGGGCGCGCCGCGTCCAGGTGGCCGGGGGTCCGCTTCAGCGCCTCCTCGTAGTAGCGGACCGCGCTCTCCCGGTCGTCGCGCTCCTCCTGGTAGACGCGCGCCGCCTCGGTGTAGAGCTCGGTCTTCTCCTGCACGTCGGTGGCGTAGCGGGCCTCGTCCACCAGCAGCTCGAGGTAGCGGTCGCGATCGCGCTCGCGCTCGGCGATGCCCTTCAGCGCGCGCAGCGCCGGGAGGTTGCCCGGGTCGAGCTGCAGGGCGCGGCCGTAGGCCTCCTTGGCCCCGGCCACGTCCATGAGCATGTCCTCGAAGATCGCGCCCATGCGGACCTGCAGGTCCACCGCGTCCCGCGAGCCGCCCGCCACCCGCGCCTCGCGGCGCAGCATGTCCAGCGCCAGGTTCCAGTTGCCGCTGTTCTCGTAGAGGCGCCCGAGCGCGCTCACCGCCTGGCGCGAGTCGGGGTCGAGCTGGAGCGCGTGGCTCAGCATGGCCTCGGCGCGGTCCACCCGCTGCAGCTCCTTCCACCAGATCTCG from Anaeromyxobacter dehalogenans 2CP-C includes:
- the amrB gene encoding AmmeMemoRadiSam system protein B — encoded protein: MTTDVGGQRALSTYRAAPFRPPACAGAVYPDAPGALRRALDRWLALPAGAPAAPPAPRGVVVAPHIDYARGAAGYAHAYRALEASRADLFVIFGTAHATPPRPFTLTRLDYGTPLGPVRTDRALVDALCGALGEDALLGDELCHRDEHSIELQAVVLAHRLRRPFTVLPVLCSAIGHLADPAAATAPFLDALARAVAGRSVCWVAGADLAHVGPRYGDARPPAPAELAALAAADRRTLRYVEAGDPAGFHRDAVRDGARRRLCGIAPIYAALRSAGAGARLLHYQQWTDGVDSVSFAAAAG
- a CDS encoding TIGR04552 family protein, producing the protein MPFELKQPSVPGALYRPLEEMGLAELEALRLVLRGGSVVDWRRLDVTTAAEVDAFLGLNLFDLEDPRDERRLRAILGQAVEYLRHAFGYRVADPVAMPDDVRDLFLLASGAAEPRKFRRIACVVLKVMHVIHHLEARELLFRTPIRESDLSERVDRRIMAEGARMQAGGLPILEFAGSVKARGSLVTKLIAKKESVAAQIFDRVRYRIVTETPEQIAPVVWHLTRTLFPFNYTVPGQTQNSLVRFVDLLKRHPRGAELSGQLQLPPDLERRDPSEPRNEFSGHGYRVLNFVVDLPVRIDDLLPPLDPMADELGRIVFSLVEFQVVDRATAEANEAGDSSHERYKRRQLKRVLRRLSRGLVVPKRRRRGGS
- the gltJ gene encoding adventurous gliding motility protein GltJ: MKFGCERCDAQYMISDDKVGPNGVKVRCKKCGNVIRVRRAAENGAVAPETPASTAAAGDGAAGAPAPAGAAPEGGLDAELGQAFDHAFGDTPPAGVAAPGPDPDATQETTPEEQARIAAASAAPAAELPATEWYVAIGQAQVGPLPLLEVKKKWEGGDVGPDSLVWRPGMGDWAAVSAVPDLAAYLSPIPRGARPSRTPAPFAASASTRAAPEPTPAPSPAPGADVDWKPVGASALAALASDELAARAPEPAAARPANGSVKSLMDSMDLPDGGGVDPTGAVPLPIKALETTGEKKIERRSSVARGAEELRNRRSASRAAVFGAVATVAVVAAAGAGYWLLGRAPASPAASAPVATAPARPEPAAPQPTAALPAAATTQAPAPAPAQAAEPVVAKAEAAPAAAEPAPAAAAPAPAPAKAAPAPEPARKVAEAPARREPAPARPARREAPERTVREPTRVAKADSAPAPAPRKRDSVLDFESNDAALDAALGGTKPGARSVYVPPAPGGGALPDRVSDSQVNETILGRVSSLQQCVQEQKTRDPAATGVLKMRWSISPDGSVQNAKCATPEYASGPLAQCLSGVLRGTRFPKSKSGRSDVTFPIKF